Proteins encoded by one window of Chondromyces crocatus:
- a CDS encoding type I polyketide synthase: MENDVAIIGMACRFPGAPNTARFWDNLREGVESISTFSDEALLASGVAPARLRDPAYVRAAAVLEDIDLFDASFFEISPKESELLDPQRRIFLEVAWEALEDGGVDPARFPGAIGVFAGSSVSTYLPSAIRPTRDLTLSLDALEVLMGNDKDYLATYLAYKLNLRGPCIAVQTACSTSLVAVHLACQSLLDGESDMALAGGVTVRVPQKAGYLFQEGGIFSPDGHCRTFDSSSRGTLFGSGAGLVLLKRLDRALQDGDRIRAVIKGSAINNDGARKVGFTAPGFDGQTHVLAEALAVADVEPETLSYVECHGTGTPVGDPIEIRAMAEALRGAGGQGRCAIGSVKTNFGHLESAAGVAGLIKVVLSLENEALPPSLHFREPNPDLHLGSTPFFVNTTLRPWKRGATPRRAGVNSFGIGGTNAHTVLEEAPLPEATPIATPDIKPVLLPLSARSPGALRALAQAYVERASGPLREGSIHDVARVASLRRAHHPHRLALVASNLDEAAQHLQSYLAGEVRPLMASGKNSGHRRKVVFVFPGQGSQWTGMGRELWQNELVFRRGMQDCERAMRPFVDWSIERELWASEEASLLGRVDVVQPMLFAMSVALSALWRSWGVEPDAVVGHSMGEIAAAHVAGALSLDEASRIICERSRLVQRASGRGGMAVVELSQVEAARRIEPHGGRVSIAASNSPRSTVLSGDRGALGTVLAELEREGVFCRWIKVDFASHSAQMDPLREDLLRRLGRLSPRAAAIPIYSTVTGEPTDGSGFDASYWARNLRDPVLFSGTIERLVEHGHGLFVEVSPHPILLGDVSACFPRSAREGALVAAPSLRRGDNELASMLGSLGALYASGFEVDFRKIHPGTGRWVDLPLYPWQRARYWPERPSIEGTHGSGATRREGKHPLVHSRMELAGLGRSYVAEVELDAETFPFLEDHRLDGLLVVPGTVYLEMALAAAAEGFGAEAFTIERVQFLRLLTLTEGARTVQLRATETSAQVITFEVYSRPAGPRDVSWTLHAKGTLVAGGEVVTDRSPIDAIRARLPEQIAPEDYYARLHARGLEYGPRFQGITALSRRDGEALGRIELPAGLATEERPYRTHPALLDSCLQVLPAAAQVSHATEGPNGDAFVPVGIERLQVRSPLEGTLLCHVLLRPECTPGRLEADLMIATPEGHIVAEILGFRAERIERENRTADEISGWIHDVVWRQRPLPSTGPSSKSAGTWLVLADAGGVGERLAASLGEGVVLVAVGREGGNEGIERLGPGRYRVDPARPEAMRRLFDEAFGQAPPVGVAYLWALDAPQPDGSGGLTALHRAETLGPVGVLHVVQACVQAGLRHAPRLWLVTRGAQAVGVERTPPSLAQSTLWGMARTIGLEHPELHCTTVDLDPSGSAAGVVALLEELRADTGEPHVALRDGARYVARLVRGATQEAPQRPATTSAAGERPFRLEIVEAGVLDSLAFRQATRPAPGPEEIEVRVEAAGLNFRDVLVSLGGRIDQSDEIILGGECAGTVLSVGERVQGIRVGDPVVGIAPGTFGSHVIAPAVLFAPKPARLRAEEAATIPIVFSTVLYALRHLARLGEGERVLIHAAAGGTGLAAVQIAQREGAEIFATAGSQGKREYLRGLGIRHVFDSRSLAFADELLDATSGRGVDVVLNSLAGEAAAKSLELLAPYGRFLEIGKRDIHEGAKLDLTPFAKNLAYFAVDLQGMSVDRPARLGALLREVMELIAQGVLDPLPVTHFPAVKAPEAFRLMARAGHIGKIVLTGFGPEVPIDDTRDGGPIRSDATYLITGGLGGVGLVLARGLVERGARHLALLGRSGTSPAARDALAGLEAIGASISVIEADIADPAQAQAALARIEATQPPLRGIVHGAAVLDDGILLHQDGQRLRKVMAPKVDGAWNLHTLTLGKPLDFFVLLSSTASVLGNPGQSSYAAASAFLDALSAHRRACGLPGQTINWAGWSEVGLAAAQDNRGARGAEVGLGAISPTAGEASFARLLAGGAGRWVVMPFDFRRWAQSIPRAASSPLFEELGRRQTNVTGSPVRVRLSAAPPEERLSLLEAHVREEIARVLRLAPERISTDTPLKSLGFDSLMSISLRNRLEEALGLTLSATLVWAHPTLSELVPHLADRMQIATVSAGHDDAREPQESRDRAALDAALHEVEQLSEEDALAALMKGT; this comes from the coding sequence ATGGAGAACGACGTCGCGATCATCGGCATGGCCTGCCGCTTCCCCGGCGCGCCCAACACGGCGCGGTTCTGGGACAACCTCCGCGAGGGGGTCGAGTCCATCTCGACATTCTCGGACGAGGCCCTGCTCGCATCTGGCGTGGCTCCCGCCCGGCTGCGCGACCCGGCCTACGTCCGCGCCGCGGCCGTGCTGGAGGACATTGACCTGTTCGACGCGTCCTTCTTCGAGATCAGCCCCAAGGAGTCGGAGCTGCTCGATCCACAGCGGCGGATCTTTCTGGAGGTAGCCTGGGAGGCCCTGGAGGACGGCGGTGTCGATCCAGCCCGCTTCCCGGGCGCGATCGGTGTGTTCGCCGGTTCGAGCGTGTCGACCTACCTCCCCTCGGCCATCAGACCCACCCGCGACCTCACCCTGTCGCTGGACGCGCTCGAGGTGCTGATGGGCAACGACAAGGACTACCTCGCCACGTACCTCGCTTACAAATTGAACCTCCGCGGTCCCTGCATCGCGGTGCAGACGGCGTGCTCGACGTCCCTCGTGGCGGTGCACCTCGCCTGTCAGAGCCTGCTCGACGGTGAGTCGGACATGGCGCTCGCGGGGGGCGTCACGGTCCGCGTGCCGCAGAAGGCAGGTTACCTCTTCCAGGAGGGAGGCATCTTCAGCCCCGATGGGCACTGCCGGACGTTCGACTCATCCTCACGCGGCACGCTGTTCGGGAGCGGCGCGGGCCTGGTGCTGCTCAAGCGCCTCGACCGCGCCCTCCAGGACGGCGACCGGATCCGTGCCGTCATCAAGGGCTCCGCGATCAACAACGATGGCGCACGAAAGGTAGGGTTCACTGCGCCTGGCTTCGACGGACAGACGCACGTGCTCGCCGAGGCGCTGGCAGTCGCGGACGTGGAGCCGGAGACCCTGAGCTACGTCGAGTGCCACGGGACGGGCACGCCTGTGGGCGATCCGATCGAGATCCGGGCCATGGCCGAGGCGCTCCGCGGCGCGGGGGGACAGGGGCGGTGCGCCATCGGTTCGGTGAAGACGAACTTTGGGCATCTCGAGTCTGCGGCCGGTGTCGCAGGGCTCATCAAGGTGGTGCTGTCGCTGGAGAACGAGGCGCTGCCACCGAGCCTGCACTTTCGAGAGCCAAACCCCGACCTCCACCTGGGAAGCACGCCGTTCTTCGTGAACACGACGCTGCGTCCCTGGAAACGCGGCGCCACGCCGAGGCGCGCAGGCGTCAACTCGTTCGGTATCGGTGGCACGAACGCGCACACGGTGCTGGAGGAGGCACCATTGCCTGAGGCCACGCCCATTGCGACGCCCGACATCAAGCCCGTTTTGCTGCCTCTCTCTGCGCGGAGTCCCGGGGCGCTGCGAGCCCTCGCACAGGCGTACGTCGAACGCGCGTCCGGGCCCCTCCGCGAGGGATCCATCCACGATGTCGCACGCGTGGCCTCGCTGCGGCGCGCACACCATCCGCACCGGCTGGCGCTCGTGGCATCGAATCTCGACGAGGCAGCCCAGCACCTCCAATCGTATCTCGCTGGTGAGGTACGTCCGTTGATGGCGAGCGGAAAGAACTCCGGGCATCGCCGCAAGGTGGTGTTCGTGTTTCCGGGCCAGGGGTCGCAGTGGACGGGGATGGGTCGGGAACTCTGGCAGAACGAGCTGGTGTTCCGGAGGGGAATGCAGGACTGCGAGCGGGCGATGCGACCTTTCGTGGACTGGTCGATCGAGCGTGAGCTGTGGGCATCAGAGGAAGCGTCGCTGCTCGGCCGCGTGGACGTCGTGCAGCCGATGCTGTTCGCGATGTCGGTCGCTCTCTCGGCACTGTGGCGGTCCTGGGGGGTGGAGCCGGACGCGGTTGTCGGTCACAGCATGGGCGAGATTGCAGCCGCTCACGTGGCAGGTGCGCTTTCCCTCGACGAAGCGTCACGGATCATCTGCGAGCGTAGTCGCCTGGTGCAGAGGGCCTCCGGACGCGGGGGGATGGCCGTGGTCGAGCTGTCTCAGGTCGAGGCAGCAAGGCGTATCGAGCCCCACGGCGGGCGCGTGTCGATCGCGGCGAGCAACAGCCCGCGCTCCACCGTCCTGTCGGGGGACAGGGGGGCGCTCGGCACGGTCCTCGCGGAGCTCGAGCGCGAGGGGGTCTTCTGCCGCTGGATCAAGGTGGACTTCGCGTCGCATAGCGCGCAGATGGATCCTCTTCGGGAGGATCTCCTTCGGCGCCTGGGACGGCTGTCACCGCGGGCCGCCGCGATCCCCATTTACTCGACCGTCACGGGTGAGCCGACCGACGGCTCGGGTTTCGACGCGAGCTACTGGGCCCGAAACCTGCGCGACCCTGTGCTGTTCTCGGGCACGATCGAGCGGCTCGTAGAGCACGGTCACGGTCTGTTCGTCGAGGTGAGCCCTCACCCCATTCTGCTCGGGGATGTCTCCGCGTGCTTCCCTCGGAGCGCACGCGAAGGGGCGCTCGTCGCTGCGCCGTCGCTGCGTCGGGGCGACAACGAGCTGGCATCGATGCTCGGCTCACTGGGCGCGCTCTACGCATCGGGCTTCGAGGTGGATTTTCGCAAGATCCACCCGGGCACCGGACGGTGGGTCGATCTGCCGCTCTATCCCTGGCAGCGAGCGCGGTACTGGCCCGAGCGCCCTTCGATAGAAGGCACACACGGCAGTGGCGCGACGCGCCGAGAGGGCAAGCACCCGCTGGTCCACAGCCGGATGGAACTCGCAGGGCTCGGACGAAGCTACGTCGCCGAGGTCGAGCTCGACGCCGAAACCTTTCCCTTCCTGGAGGACCACCGTCTCGACGGGCTCCTCGTCGTCCCTGGAACCGTATACCTCGAGATGGCACTCGCCGCCGCAGCCGAGGGGTTCGGTGCCGAGGCGTTCACGATAGAGCGCGTGCAGTTCCTTCGCCTGCTCACGCTCACGGAGGGTGCGCGCACCGTGCAGCTCCGTGCGACGGAGACCTCGGCGCAAGTCATCACGTTCGAGGTCTACAGCCGACCAGCTGGCCCCCGCGACGTGAGCTGGACGCTCCACGCGAAGGGGACGCTCGTGGCAGGAGGAGAGGTGGTGACCGATCGCTCGCCGATCGACGCGATCCGTGCTCGCCTGCCCGAGCAGATCGCGCCCGAGGACTACTACGCTCGCCTTCACGCGCGCGGCCTGGAGTACGGCCCACGGTTCCAGGGCATCACGGCGCTCAGCCGTCGGGATGGCGAAGCGCTGGGCAGGATCGAGCTGCCCGCCGGCCTCGCCACGGAGGAGAGACCTTACCGCACCCACCCTGCGCTTCTCGATAGCTGCTTGCAGGTGCTGCCGGCGGCAGCGCAGGTATCGCACGCGACCGAAGGGCCGAACGGCGACGCTTTCGTGCCGGTGGGCATCGAGCGGCTCCAGGTCCGCAGCCCCCTGGAGGGCACGCTCCTTTGCCATGTACTCCTGCGGCCGGAGTGCACGCCAGGGCGGCTGGAAGCGGACCTCATGATCGCAACGCCCGAGGGACACATCGTCGCCGAGATCCTGGGCTTTCGCGCGGAACGAATCGAGCGCGAGAACCGTACGGCGGACGAGATCTCGGGATGGATCCACGATGTGGTCTGGCGACAGCGCCCCTTGCCTTCCACGGGGCCGAGCAGCAAGTCGGCAGGGACTTGGCTCGTCCTGGCGGACGCGGGAGGGGTGGGCGAACGGCTCGCTGCCTCGCTCGGCGAGGGGGTAGTGCTGGTCGCCGTGGGCAGAGAGGGAGGGAATGAGGGCATCGAGCGCCTCGGCCCGGGTCGATACCGCGTGGACCCGGCACGACCCGAGGCGATGCGTCGGCTGTTCGACGAGGCCTTCGGGCAAGCACCACCCGTCGGCGTCGCGTACCTGTGGGCACTCGACGCGCCACAGCCAGACGGCTCGGGGGGCCTCACCGCGCTGCACCGCGCCGAGACGCTCGGCCCGGTCGGCGTACTCCATGTCGTCCAGGCGTGCGTGCAGGCCGGCCTGCGTCACGCCCCCAGACTCTGGCTGGTCACCCGTGGGGCCCAGGCAGTGGGCGTCGAGCGCACGCCTCCCTCGCTCGCGCAGTCCACGCTGTGGGGCATGGCCCGTACGATAGGGCTCGAGCACCCGGAGCTCCACTGCACCACGGTGGACCTCGATCCCAGTGGTAGCGCCGCCGGCGTCGTCGCGCTCCTCGAGGAGCTCCGAGCTGACACCGGAGAGCCGCACGTCGCGCTCCGCGACGGCGCGCGGTACGTCGCGCGGCTCGTGCGCGGCGCCACGCAGGAAGCGCCTCAGCGCCCCGCGACCACGAGCGCTGCCGGAGAGCGGCCGTTCCGCCTGGAGATCGTCGAGGCCGGCGTGCTCGACAGCCTGGCGTTCCGGCAGGCGACGCGACCCGCACCTGGGCCGGAAGAGATCGAGGTCCGGGTGGAGGCAGCCGGTCTCAATTTCCGCGACGTGCTGGTCTCGCTCGGGGGCAGGATCGACCAGAGCGACGAGATCATCCTCGGCGGCGAGTGCGCCGGCACGGTCCTCTCGGTGGGCGAGAGGGTGCAGGGGATCCGGGTAGGAGACCCGGTGGTGGGCATCGCCCCGGGCACCTTTGGCTCCCACGTGATCGCGCCGGCGGTGCTATTTGCTCCGAAGCCCGCGCGCCTTCGTGCCGAGGAGGCCGCGACGATCCCGATCGTGTTCTCCACGGTGCTCTACGCCCTGCGTCACCTCGCGCGCCTGGGAGAGGGAGAGCGCGTCCTCATCCATGCCGCAGCCGGTGGCACAGGTCTCGCGGCGGTGCAAATTGCGCAGCGCGAGGGGGCAGAGATCTTCGCGACCGCGGGCAGCCAGGGGAAGCGCGAGTACCTGCGCGGCCTCGGCATCCGCCATGTCTTCGACTCCCGCTCGCTTGCGTTCGCCGACGAGCTCCTCGATGCGACGAGTGGCCGAGGGGTCGACGTGGTGCTGAACTCCCTGGCGGGCGAGGCAGCCGCGAAGAGCCTCGAACTCCTTGCGCCGTATGGCCGCTTCCTCGAGATCGGGAAGCGCGACATCCACGAGGGTGCGAAGCTCGACCTGACTCCCTTCGCGAAGAACCTCGCCTACTTCGCCGTGGACCTCCAGGGGATGAGTGTCGACCGGCCCGCACGCCTTGGCGCATTGCTCCGCGAGGTGATGGAACTCATCGCACAGGGTGTACTCGACCCCTTGCCGGTCACTCACTTCCCCGCCGTGAAGGCGCCCGAAGCTTTCCGGCTCATGGCCCGGGCTGGGCACATCGGCAAAATCGTACTCACTGGTTTCGGCCCCGAGGTGCCCATCGACGACACGCGCGACGGGGGCCCGATCCGGTCGGACGCTACCTACCTCATCACCGGTGGACTCGGTGGCGTGGGCCTGGTGCTGGCTCGCGGCCTCGTCGAGCGCGGCGCGCGCCACCTTGCGCTGCTCGGTCGGAGCGGCACCTCGCCCGCGGCCCGCGACGCGCTCGCCGGCCTCGAAGCCATCGGGGCAAGCATCTCGGTGATCGAGGCGGACATCGCGGATCCCGCGCAAGCTCAGGCGGCCCTCGCCCGGATCGAGGCAACCCAGCCGCCACTTCGCGGCATCGTCCACGGCGCTGCGGTGCTCGACGACGGCATCCTCCTCCACCAGGACGGGCAGCGGCTCCGCAAGGTGATGGCCCCCAAGGTGGACGGCGCCTGGAATTTGCACACCCTGACGCTCGGCAAGCCGCTCGATTTCTTCGTCCTGCTCTCCTCCACGGCATCCGTGCTCGGGAACCCTGGTCAGTCGAGCTACGCGGCAGCGAGCGCGTTTCTCGACGCGCTCTCCGCTCACCGTCGCGCATGCGGACTGCCGGGACAGACGATCAACTGGGCCGGCTGGTCCGAGGTGGGCCTGGCCGCGGCGCAGGACAATCGCGGCGCGCGCGGCGCTGAAGTCGGGCTCGGAGCGATTTCCCCCACGGCAGGCGAAGCCTCCTTCGCGCGGCTACTCGCCGGAGGCGCCGGACGGTGGGTGGTCATGCCGTTCGACTTCCGGCGCTGGGCTCAGTCCATCCCACGTGCCGCATCCTCCCCGCTGTTCGAGGAGCTCGGGCGGCGGCAGACCAACGTCACCGGGAGCCCTGTCCGTGTGCGGCTCTCCGCCGCCCCCCCCGAGGAGCGCCTCTCGTTGCTCGAGGCCCACGTCCGCGAGGAGATCGCCCGCGTGCTCCGGCTCGCGCCCGAGCGCATCAGCACGGACACGCCGCTCAAGTCCCTCGGGTTCGACTCACTCATGTCGATCTCGCTCCGCAATCGGCTCGAGGAAGCGCTCGGACTCACGCTCTCGGCGACGCTCGTGTGGGCGCACCCGACGCTCTCGGAGCTCGTCCCCCACCTCGCGGACCGGATGCAGATCGCGACCGTGTCAGCCGGCCACGACGATGCGCGTGAACCCCAGGAGTCCCGGGACAGAGCCGCGCTCGACGCCGCGCTCCACGAGGTCGAGCAGCTCTCCGAGGAAGACGCCCTGGCGGCGCTGATGAAGGGAACATGA